A region from the Lemur catta isolate mLemCat1 chromosome 7, mLemCat1.pri, whole genome shotgun sequence genome encodes:
- the COMMD9 gene encoding COMM domain-containing protein 9 translates to MAAVTAEHFVALQSLLKASSKDVVRQLCQESFSSSALASKKLLDITCSSLSVTQEEAEQLLQALHRLTRLVAFRDLSSPEGVLALFPENFHQNLKNLLTKIILEHISAWRAEAQANQISLPRLVDLDWRVDIKTSSDSISRMAVPTCLLQMKIQEDPSLCGDKPSISAVTMELSKETLDTMLDGLGRIRDQLSAVASK, encoded by the exons ATGGCTGCCGTGACGGCGGAGCACTTTGTAGCGCTCCAGAGTCTGCTGAAG GCCTCTTCGAAAGATGTTGTCAGACAGCTGTGTCAAGAGAGCTTTTCCAGTTCAGCCCTTGCCTCAAAAAAACTCTTGGATATTACGTGTTCCAGCTTGTCCGTGacccaggaggaggcagagcaa CTGCTCCAGGCTCTGCACCGCCTCACTAGGCTGGTGGCATTCCGTGACCTGTCCTCCCCCGAGGGGGTTCTGGCTCTCTTTCCAGAAAACTTCCACCAAAACCTCAAAAACCTGCTGACAAAAATCATCCTAGAACACAT ATCTGCTTGGAGAGCTGAAGCGCAAGCAAATCAGA TCTCTCTGCCACGCCTGGTTGACCTGGACTGGAGAGTGGATATCAAAACCTCCTCAGACAGCATCAGCCGCATGGCCGTCCCCACCTGCCTGCTCCAGATGAAG ATCCAGGAAGATCCCAGTCTGTGCGGAGACAAACCCTCCATCTCAGCTGTCACCATGGAGCTGAGCAAAGAAACGCTGGACACTATGTTAGATGGGCTGGGCCGCATCCGAGACCAGCTCTCCGCCGTGGCCAGTAAATGA